A stretch of DNA from Pseudomonadota bacterium:
TCGAGGATTTGGTTGATCTTACCGGTGCAGGGGACGCTTTTGCCGGGGGCTACCTGTTTGGTCTGGCCCGGAAGATGCCGCTGAATATTTGCGCTGAACTGGGCCACCTGGCGGCGGGTCACGTCATCCAGCAGATGGGGCCGCGCCCTCAGGTCTCGCTCAAACAGTTGGCGTTTGACGCCGGTCTGTTGATCGAAGCCTGATCGATCTTGGACCCTGTCGTTCCCAAACCTGGCTCATCCATGGAGCGGGTGGTAAAGGCCGCCCAGGCTTTGGGACTGGATGTTGAGCTTCGAGTGATGGATCAGTCCACCCGGACCGCTCAAGACGCAGCGCGCGCGTGCGGTTGCAAAGTGGACCAGATCGTTAAATCGCTGGTTTTTGAGAACGCCGAAACAGGCGGGCTCGCGCTGGTCCTGATCAGTGGCGCGCATGATGCCGATATTGAGCACCTCAAGCGAGCGCATGGACTGCATCTCAAGCGCGCCGATGGTCGGCGGGTGCGCGATGAAACAGGCTTTGCGATTGGTGGCGTTGCACCGATAGGCCACAAGGCACCCATCGCCGTGTGGATGGATAATACTCTGCTGGGCTTTGGTGATGTATGGGCCGCTGCTGGTCGTCCCGATAGCGTCTTTCGGGTTGATCCAAGAAGCTTGGTCGCTGCCACCCATGCCTCAGTTATCGATGTGCGCCCCTAGCCGCGCTCGTTCTTTGGGCTATCGAGAACAAAGTAGCTTGTGATCGAGGCCATCTGCTCAATCGTCCCCAGTACATCTGTATGCAGTCGCTTGTAAGCGGCAAGATCAGGCACTTCGACCAGCAAAATGTAGGCGACGGAGCCGGAGACGTTATGGCATTCTCGTACTTGCGGGATGGCCTGCATAGAACGCTCGAACGCAATCAATGCATCTCGTGAGTGCCGCAGCAGATCGACCGCCACATAGACTTTCAAGCCACCATCGAGCTTTGACCGGTCAATGACGGCGCGGTAGCCGGAGATTATGCCGGCGGCTTCAAGCGCTTGAACCCGCCTGAGGCAGGCCGATTGGGACAGGCCGACGCGTTCCGCCAGCGCCGCGTTGGATAGCCGCCCATCCGTTTCGAGCTGACGCAAGATTTCTCGATCTTTCTGGTCAGGCATTCGCAGATAATTGCACAAAGCAGATTCGCTTTGCAATCTTTGCAAGCACCTTGCGCTCTGTACGCGCTAAGCTGCCGCATCATGTTTGAAGCCATTATCGCCTTGTTTGTCTTTGCTTTTGTCGGCGCCGGAACGCCGGGGCCGAACAACGTCATGCTGATGGCGTCGGGCATGAATTACGGGTTCCGGCGGTCGCTGTCGCATATCGCCGGCGTCGCCTATGGCTTACCCTTGATGATCATCGCGATCGGGCTTGGACTGTCATCGGTGTTTGCCGCCCTGCCCTGGCTCGAACAAGCGCTGCGTATCGCTTGCGCTGTGTATCTTGTCTACCTCGCCTACAAGATCGCCACGGCACGCCCAACGGTGACGGCCGATGGTCTTGAAGTAACCGGCAATCCGCTGACCTTCTGGCAGGCTGCTGCCTTCCAATGGGTCAATCCGAAGGCATGGGTCATGGTGACCACAGCGCTGACCGTTTATGCGCTACCGCTTGATGGCGTGTGGCCCGCACTCGGCGCAGCGCTGGTGTTCGCTTGCGTTGGCACCGTGACGGCAACCAGCTGGACGGCGCTCGGCGACCGGCTCCGTCTGTTCTTTGAAGATTCCGTACGCCTGCGCGCGTTCAATATTTGCGCTGCTGTCGTGCTGCTTTTGACGCTTGTCCCGGTCTTCTGGCCCGGTCTCCTGTAGGTCGCTTTTCGGCCTGCTCAGATATCAAGATTGTCGACCGTCAGAGCATTATCCTGAATGAAGGTGCGGCGTGGATCGACATCATCGCCCATCAGGTCCGAGAAGACGCCATCGGCCTCGTCGGCCTCGTTGATTTTGACCTGCAAAAGCGTGCGCACATTCGGGTCAAGCGTGGTTTCCCAAAGCTGGTCGGGGTTCATCTCGCCAAGGCCTTTGTACCGCTGGATCGACACGCCTTTCCGGCCCATCTCCATCAAGGCAGAAACAAGCGCGCGTGGTCCGCGAATAGGTGTCTCGCTGTCCTTCCGGCGCAGCACAGCTGCTTTTCCGTAGGTCTCTTGAAGTTGCTCGGCGAAGCCATCAAGACGCAGCGCATCGGACGAATCGAGCAGAGCTGTATCGATCGTGTGCGCGTCTGTTACCCCACGCAAAGTGCGTGTGAACCGCAGATCGCCGCTCTCAAGCCTGCGCCCCTCCCAGCCCTTCTCAAACTCGTCCGCCAGGATATCGATACGCCGCGCGACATACGCCGCTGCATCTGATGCTTGGGAGGGATCGGCCAGCAAATTGGCATTGAGCGCGCCCGCGATCGCGGCTTGCTCAACCACATCGCGGTTGTACCGATGGTGAAGCCCATCGATGACAAAGGCGATCCGCCGCGCCTCGCGTACGGTTTCCAGCAGGTCCTGGCCGGACCGGACTTCCCCGTTCGCCAACACGAGGCTGGCGCCATCCAGGCCGCCATCGACAAGATAGTCTTCAAGTGCCTGCTCGTCCTTAAGATATTGCTCGGACTGACCGCGCCGGACCTTGTAAAGCGGCGGCTGTGCGATGAACAAATGGCCGCGCTCGATAAGCTCGCGCATCTGACGGAAGAAGAATGTCAACAGCAGCGTGCGGATGTGCGAGCCATCCACATCGGCGTCCGTCATGATGATAATCCGGTGATAGCGCAGCTTGTCGGGATTGAACTCTTCGGTCCCGATTCCGGTCCCCAAGGCGGTGATCAGCGTTCCGATCTCGTTGGAGGACAACATTTTGTCAAAACGCGCACGCTCGACGTTGAGGATTTTACCACGCAGGGGCAAAACGGCCTGAAAGGCGCGGTTGCGGCCTTGTTTGGCGGACCCACCTGCCGAGTCGCCCTCGACCAGAAACAATTCGGATTTCGCCGGATCGCGCTCCTGACAATCGGCCAGCTTGCCGGGCAGGGATGCCACGTCCAGGGCGCCCTTGCGCCGAGTGAGTTCGCGCGCCTTGCGCGCTGCTTCCCGTGCGGCTGCCGCTTCGATGACCTTCGAGACAATGCTCTTTGCGTGTGCGGGGTTCTCCTCAAACCATATCTGCAGAGACTGGTTGAGCACATTTTCGACCACCGGCCGCACCTCCGACGAGACAAGCTTGTCCTTCGTCTGGGACGAGAATTTCGGGTCGGGGACCTTGACCGACAGCACCGCCGTCAGACCTTCGCGACAATCGTCGCCGGTCGGCGAGACTTTTTCCTTCTTGGTCAGACCCGACGCATCGGCGTAGCCGGTGACCTGGCGTGTCAAGGCTGCGCGAAAGCCGGCGAGGTGCGTTCCGCCGTCGCGCTGCGGGATATTGTTGGTGAAGCACAAGACGTTTTCGTGGTAGCTGTCGTTCCACCACATTGCGACTTCGACGGTGATGCCGTCTTTCTCCGAGGTCACAAAGATCGGCTCTTCAAGGACAGGCTTTTTCTTCCGGTCCAGAAAGGCCACAAATTCCCTGATGCCGCCCTCATAGTTGAGGGACACCACGCGATCCTCAACGCCTCGCTTGTCCGTGAGTGTTATTTTGACGCCCGAATTCAAAAACGCCAGTTCGCGCAGACGATGTTCGAGCGTTTCAAAATTGAATTCGGTCTTTGAGAACGTCTGAGGTGAGGGCAGAAACGTCACTTCCGTTCCGGTCGCTTCGCCCGCATCGCCAACCACGGCGAGCGGCCCGTCGGCATTGCCGTGGCTGAAGCTCATGACGTGTTCTTTGCCGGCCCGCCGGATGCGTAAATCGAGCCGTGTCGACAGCGCGTTGACGACGGAGACGCCCACACCGTGAAGGCCGCCTGAAACTTTATAGGAATTCTGGTCGAACTTTCCGCCCGCGTGTAGCTGGGTCATGATGACTTCGGCAGCTGAAACGCCTTCTTCGGCGTGCAGATCTGTCGGAATCCCCCGCCCGTCATCGGTCACGGTGACCGAACCGTCAGCGTTCAACGTGACCGTGACCTCGCTTGCATGGCCCGCCAGCGCCTCGTCGATCGCATTGTCGACGACCTCATAGACCATGTGATGCAGACCGGATCCGTCGTCGGTATCGCCGATATACATGCCCGGCCGTTTGCGCACGGCGTCCAAGCCCTTGAGAACCTTGATAGAGTCGGCGCCATATTCGCCATTATCCACTTCGGCTTCTGGTGCATCGGGCAGTGTTTCGGGGCTGGGTTCGCTGGTCAAACTGCGGCCTTTCGCATGCGCGGAGAAGTGCCCAACTCAAGGGCCTCGGCTGGACCGCATCAGCGGTCGAGAATCATTTGGATTTTATACCACCAATCACGGCAAAAAAGCGAAGCTTTTGCGCGCTTTAGACCGATTGGCGCTGGATGAAATATGTGGGTATGGCCCCCCGATTTCACAAGCCGCCTTGGCTGCCAAGAAAGCGCGCCGCGGCTCTGCCTGCCCACTGGCCTGTCGCAAGGCAGCCTGTAATGAGATATCCGCCGGTCGGTGCCTCCCAGTCGAGCATTTCCCCGGCGCAGAAAACTCCAGCTTTCGCGGTCAGCATCAGGTCTGCGTCGAGGGCGCTCCAGGCGACCCCTCCGGCAGTGGATATCGCCTCATCAAGTGGGCGGGGCCCCTTATGCTTCAACGGAACAGCTTTCAGGAGGGTCGCAAGAGCGTCGGGGTCACCGGGCAGGGGGCGGGCAAACTCAAGCAGGAGCGAGCGCTTCACCCCTTCGATGCGGACCGTCTTGCGCAGATAGTTCGCCATCGAGAGCTTCCCACGCGGGCGGGCAAGCCTTTTGCGAACCTGATCCAAGGTGAGATTGGGAAGCAAATCGATTGCGATGTGCGCACCTTTACGGGCGTCGCGCGCGATCGCGTAAATCGCGGACCCTTCAACACCGGTTTCGGTGATGACGAACTCGCCTTGACGGCTGGGGGTTGGTGCGTCGCCCAGCCCTCCAGCAGTACAGAATAGCGCGACCGGTTTCACAGCCTTGCCGAAATGGGTGCGCATCTGATCCGACCAAGGCACGTTGAAGCCCATATTGGCCGGCTCAAACGGCGTTAGTGAGACCCCCTCTCCTGTGAGCGCAGTCGACCACTTGCCATCCGAACCCAGCCGCCGCCAGCTTGCGCCGCCAAGGGCCAAGATGCATACTTGGTAAGCCAGCCTGTTCGTCCCTGTTGGCGTATCGAAGACAAGCGTCTGTCCATCAAAGCTAACCCATCGCCAGCGCGTGCGCAGGTCGAGCCCCTGGCTTTCGAGCCGGGCGATCCAAGCGCGTAACAAGGGTGACGCTTTCATCGCGCGCGGAAAAACCATACCCGACGACCCTGTGAAGACCGGTTGGCGTAGGTCTTCGGCGAAGCGCTTGACCTCCCCCGGTCCCATATCGTCGAGCATCGGCGCCATGTGCTGCGCGGCGTCCCCATAAGCTTGAATAAAGGCCTCATCAGGCTCGTCTTTGGTGATGTTCAGCCCTGATTTACCGGCCATCAGGAACTTTCGACCGACCGTCGGCATCGCATCGCACAGGATGACAGCTGCCTCAGCGGCGTTACCACCCATGGTATTGAGCATTGCCTGTGCGGCCATCAGGCCGGCGGGACCGCCGCCAATGATCACCGCCTTGGGCTTGGCGTGCCCTACAGTCTTGAGCGTTTCGGTCATGACGCCCGGTTTGCGATGGTCATAAGGCCGGGTTTCCCCGCCGGTCAGGCGTACCCATGAACGAGGCTTGGATGGTCCCATCCCGCCGTCCGGCAGCCGCCATCGTAGACGCTCTGCAAGAAGCCAAGCAGCGCCTCGCGCGGATCATCAAGCTTCCGCAAATCGTCATAATCGAGAACCGCAAGCGCGCCGCCATTTCGGGTGATCCACCGTGCCGCATCCGGCATCAGAGGCGTTTCCATCAGGCCTGCAGGCTCGGGATAAGCGTAGCCGTAAAACGCGGGATGCGGATAAGCATCATCGCCAGGCCAAAAGCCCGTTGAGATGTTTTGGTGCGAATAGGCTTCGATATCGGACTGTCGACCACTTTCGAGCGGCGCAGCCTCGCCGGAAAAGCGCGTAGAGACGAGATCAAAGGAGTGCCAATAAAGCTGCACCGGGGTCTGTTTGCCGACAAAACGCGTCCGGTACACTTCGAAAACCGACCCGATCGCACACAAGGCGCGCCAGAACGTTGTCACCGCGTCGTGATCGTAAGCCCGATCCGCTGTGTCCTTGGCAAAGGGAACCGTCGACTTGTTGTCATAAGGCTTGGCGACGATCCTTACAGCAATACCGAGGGCATCCAGCGCTCCAAAAAGAGCCGTATGAAACCCGGCGACGGATTTGCCTGGCACAGAAAAGCTCTCCCGGCCACCATCATTGGTGGTGATCTCAACCGTGTGATCGACCATATCGAAAAAGATCTCGAACGCGCGGTCACCGTACGGAATACGGTGGGTCGTCAGGCCTCTTGTGTCCGGATAAAGCGTAACATGCCACCAATGATTGAGCTTGGGATGGGCAGCCATGCGCACCTTGCCGATCATCTGCAAAAACAGGTGCAAGGTATCTTTCGTGTCGACCCACTGATCGTAGGGCAACGGCGGGAGCGACAGCGACGTGTTCATGGGTGTACCCCGTGGATGGCTGTGGAGGTTGTCGGGTCGCCGGTATGGTGATGGTACAGTGGCTAACCGTGACCCGGAGATCGTTTTTAGACGCGCCCGGTGCAGCTTTGAAACTTGCGTGGGCGCCAGCAAACACTAAACGCCTACCTGTGGCGGCGCGCAAGCATCTGTCGCGCACTGCAACGACCGTCTGGCCCCTCAAGACACGGTTAGGAGATCTCATCATGTCAACGGTACCCCTTGTGAGCGACGAAGACGCCAGCCCAGCAGCCCAGGCCGTCTTCGATGATATCCGTGAGACGCGCGGCACGCAGACCATCAACAATTTCTGGCGAGCACTTGCTCACAATCCCGCTGAGCTCGAGCGCGTATGGGCCGATGTGAAGCGC
This window harbors:
- the gyrB gene encoding DNA topoisomerase (ATP-hydrolyzing) subunit B; amino-acid sequence: MPDAPEAEVDNGEYGADSIKVLKGLDAVRKRPGMYIGDTDDGSGLHHMVYEVVDNAIDEALAGHASEVTVTLNADGSVTVTDDGRGIPTDLHAEEGVSAAEVIMTQLHAGGKFDQNSYKVSGGLHGVGVSVVNALSTRLDLRIRRAGKEHVMSFSHGNADGPLAVVGDAGEATGTEVTFLPSPQTFSKTEFNFETLEHRLRELAFLNSGVKITLTDKRGVEDRVVSLNYEGGIREFVAFLDRKKKPVLEEPIFVTSEKDGITVEVAMWWNDSYHENVLCFTNNIPQRDGGTHLAGFRAALTRQVTGYADASGLTKKEKVSPTGDDCREGLTAVLSVKVPDPKFSSQTKDKLVSSEVRPVVENVLNQSLQIWFEENPAHAKSIVSKVIEAAAAREAARKARELTRRKGALDVASLPGKLADCQERDPAKSELFLVEGDSAGGSAKQGRNRAFQAVLPLRGKILNVERARFDKMLSSNEIGTLITALGTGIGTEEFNPDKLRYHRIIIMTDADVDGSHIRTLLLTFFFRQMRELIERGHLFIAQPPLYKVRRGQSEQYLKDEQALEDYLVDGGLDGASLVLANGEVRSGQDLLETVREARRIAFVIDGLHHRYNRDVVEQAAIAGALNANLLADPSQASDAAAYVARRIDILADEFEKGWEGRRLESGDLRFTRTLRGVTDAHTIDTALLDSSDALRLDGFAEQLQETYGKAAVLRRKDSETPIRGPRALVSALMEMGRKGVSIQRYKGLGEMNPDQLWETTLDPNVRTLLQVKINEADEADGVFSDLMGDDVDPRRTFIQDNALTVDNLDI
- a CDS encoding TIGR03862 family flavoprotein, with product MGPSKPRSWVRLTGGETRPYDHRKPGVMTETLKTVGHAKPKAVIIGGGPAGLMAAQAMLNTMGGNAAEAAVILCDAMPTVGRKFLMAGKSGLNITKDEPDEAFIQAYGDAAQHMAPMLDDMGPGEVKRFAEDLRQPVFTGSSGMVFPRAMKASPLLRAWIARLESQGLDLRTRWRWVSFDGQTLVFDTPTGTNRLAYQVCILALGGASWRRLGSDGKWSTALTGEGVSLTPFEPANMGFNVPWSDQMRTHFGKAVKPVALFCTAGGLGDAPTPSRQGEFVITETGVEGSAIYAIARDARKGAHIAIDLLPNLTLDQVRKRLARPRGKLSMANYLRKTVRIEGVKRSLLLEFARPLPGDPDALATLLKAVPLKHKGPRPLDEAISTAGGVAWSALDADLMLTAKAGVFCAGEMLDWEAPTGGYLITGCLATGQWAGRAAARFLGSQGGL
- a CDS encoding YbaK/EbsC family protein, translating into MDPVVPKPGSSMERVVKAAQALGLDVELRVMDQSTRTAQDAARACGCKVDQIVKSLVFENAETGGLALVLISGAHDADIEHLKRAHGLHLKRADGRRVRDETGFAIGGVAPIGHKAPIAVWMDNTLLGFGDVWAAAGRPDSVFRVDPRSLVAATHASVIDVRP
- a CDS encoding LysE family translocator, encoding MFEAIIALFVFAFVGAGTPGPNNVMLMASGMNYGFRRSLSHIAGVAYGLPLMIIAIGLGLSSVFAALPWLEQALRIACAVYLVYLAYKIATARPTVTADGLEVTGNPLTFWQAAAFQWVNPKAWVMVTTALTVYALPLDGVWPALGAALVFACVGTVTATSWTALGDRLRLFFEDSVRLRAFNICAAVVLLLTLVPVFWPGLL
- a CDS encoding Lrp/AsnC family transcriptional regulator; this encodes MPDQKDREILRQLETDGRLSNAALAERVGLSQSACLRRVQALEAAGIISGYRAVIDRSKLDGGLKVYVAVDLLRHSRDALIAFERSMQAIPQVRECHNVSGSVAYILLVEVPDLAAYKRLHTDVLGTIEQMASITSYFVLDSPKNERG
- a CDS encoding DUF5996 family protein, translated to MNTSLSLPPLPYDQWVDTKDTLHLFLQMIGKVRMAAHPKLNHWWHVTLYPDTRGLTTHRIPYGDRAFEIFFDMVDHTVEITTNDGGRESFSVPGKSVAGFHTALFGALDALGIAVRIVAKPYDNKSTVPFAKDTADRAYDHDAVTTFWRALCAIGSVFEVYRTRFVGKQTPVQLYWHSFDLVSTRFSGEAAPLESGRQSDIEAYSHQNISTGFWPGDDAYPHPAFYGYAYPEPAGLMETPLMPDAARWITRNGGALAVLDYDDLRKLDDPREALLGFLQSVYDGGCRTAGWDHPSLVHGYA